From the Fusarium musae strain F31 chromosome 11, whole genome shotgun sequence genome, one window contains:
- a CDS encoding hypothetical protein (CAZy:GH7) — MPPNMKAAIFFGVWLFASAYAQWPCGNIEEVHPPFNWHNCVQGPCKKYYGAIVLESSLRETNCCAGRFDIKDLSRGHCNKKDRDTCPVDCCIEGADYQSHGISTDGTSLKLDLGATAPHVPKDLIRVMPLKESEEYQHKPLTRRHDGEYTFTIDVRNVPPGYKARVSLNWMWPNGAKSEMKGDKAGARYGTGYCDATCDKGQRFVEGRANIKDWVPDKNDPKLGTGRTGACCHTIVLYEGNIESTDYSWSPCLPPWYHKCDKKWCETRCFAFGCRWNPNGNKMKPFFGPGPTNTIDSTKPFSVVTQFFIQQTPKVDCIMKTRATYYIQDGKLFRSAPSDYRPNGKLFNTMNKQFCYKMASDFKWGKRWRRAGTWWQRGRGSMYKMVPVFSIWRDREYDKLHHLEHDGKEFDDFPRNASVIISDLRIGTINQTFVDLLDPELRPVDLPHRDGITFQEKYQPKPTGWGEDKH; from the exons ATGCCCCCTAACATGAAAGCTGCCATCTTCTTTGGCGTCTGGCTGTTCGCCTCAGCATATGCCCAATGGCCATGCGGCAATATAGAGGAGGTACATCCACCTTTCAACTGGCATAACTGTGTTCAAGGGCCCTGCAAGAAATACTACGGCGCCATCGTTCTGGAGTCCTCGCTACGTGAAACGAATTGCTGCGCCGGTCGCTTCGACATTAAGGACTTGAGCAGAGGACACTGTAACAAGAAGGATAGAGACACCTGCCCAGTGGACTGCTGTATCGAGGGCGCTGACTATCAATCTCATGGCATATCGACCGACGGCACGAGCCTGAAATTGGACCTCGGCGCCACCGCGCCTCATGTTCCCAAGGATCTGATTCGGGTAATGCCTTTGAAGGAAAGCGAAGAATACCAACACAAGCCTCTGACCCGTCGACACGATGGAGAGTATACTTTCACCATCGATGTTCGAAATGTCCCCCCAGGTTACAAGGCGAGAGTGTCACTGAATTGGATGTGGCCGAATGGTGCTAAATCAGAGATGAAGGGCGACAAAGCCGGCGCTAGGTACGGAACCGGGTATTGTGATGCTACATGCGACAAGGGGCAAAGGTTCGTCGAGGGCAGAGCCAATATCAAAGATTGGGTTCCTGATAAGAACGATCCCAAGTTGGGCACAGGTCGTACCGGTGCATGCTGCCACACAATTGTGCTATACGAGGGAAACATAGAATCTACGGATTACTCCTGGAGTCCTTGCCTTCCGCCGTGGTATCATAAGTGCGACAAGAAGTGGTGCGAAACAAGGTGTTTTGCATTCGGCTGTCGCTGGAACCCTAATGGGAACAAAATGAAACCATTCTTCGGCCCTGGACCAACCAATACTATCGACTCGACAAAGCCGTTCAGCGTTGTGACTCAGTTCTTCATTCAACAAACGCCAAAAGTGGATTGTATCATGAAAACTAGGGCCACCTACTATATCCAAGATGGAAAGCTTTTCCGCAGCGCACCATCCGACTACAGACCCAACGGCAAGCTGTTCAATACCATGAATAAGCAATTCTGTTACAAGATGGCGTCCGATTTCAAATGGGGCAAGCGGTGGAGAAGAGCCGGTACATGGTGGCAGCGAGGTCGTGGTAGCATGTACAAGATGGTGCCTGTTTTTAGCATATGGCGAGAC CGAGAATATGACAAGCTCCATCATTTGGAGCATGACGGGAAGGAGTTTGACGATTTCCCTCGCAACGCATCTGTTATTATCTCTGACTTGAGAATCGGCACGATTAACCAGACTTTTGTTGATCTGCTTGATCCGGAATTGCGGCCAGTTGACCTGCCACATCGAGACGGAATCACGTTTCAGGAAAAGTATCAACCCAAGCCCACAGGTTGGGGGGAAGATAAGCATTGA
- a CDS encoding hypothetical protein (CAZy:GH76), which produces MRASLAKTVAVTSALAAVVHGIDVSWDDDKSIKQAASTVAYGLVKYYTGNNTGDTPGNLPDPYYWWTAGGMFGTLIDYWWLTGDESYNKITTQAMLHQVGTNDDYMPDNQTMTEGNDDQGFWAVAAMSAAEHKYPDPPADQPQWLALVQAVFNEYVSRWDTQHCDGGMRWQIFTWNAGYDYKNSISNGCFFNIAARLARYTGNTTYGDWAEKVWDWETKIGLINSDYQVRDGVHFEGKCPSSMDTNQWTYNSGVYLYGAAAMYNITGKASWKTRVDGLLEDIKTVFVKNGVIYEQFCEENKLCNLDQQTFKGYLARWMAATALVAPHTSEYITATLLSTAKKAAVSCSGSPSSGFAGQAGTACGFTWLTNGFDGIVGVGPQMSSLQSIMYTLAPAAKAPVTTKTGGTSKGNPGGGQTNMDVDVSKPKYAKITTMDKVGAGAITCMVLACVIGGSVFATI; this is translated from the exons ATGAGAGCGTCATTGGCCAAAACGGTTGCTGTCACTTCGGCCTTGGCAGCTGTTGTTCATGGCATTGATGTATCATGGGACGACGACA AATCTATCAAACAAGCTGCTAGTACTGTTGCGTATGGCTTGGTGAAATACTACACTGGTAACAATACTGGTGATACACCAGGCAACCTGCCAGATCCATATTATT GGTGGACGGCAGGGGGTATGTTTGGTACATTAATCGACTACTGGTGGCTTACTGGCGATGAGAGCTACAACAAGATTACTACACAGGCTATGCTGCATCAGGTCGGAACAAATGACGACTATATGCCCGATAACCAGACTATGACAGAAGGCAACGACGATCAAGGATTCTGGGCAGTCGCTGCTATGTCGGCAGCTGAACATAAATATCCTGACCCGCCTGCAGACCAACCGCAATGGCTAGCACTAGTTCAGGCTGTTTTCAACGAATATGTTAGCCGTTGGGATACACAGCATTGCGACGGCGGAATGAGATGGCAAATCTTCACATGGAATGCCGGATACGATTACAAAAATTCCATTTCGAACGgttgcttcttcaacatagCTGCTCGCCTCGCTCGCTACACTGGCAATACCACTTACGGGGACTGGGCCGAGAAGGTTTGGGACTGGGAAACAAAGATCGGGCTCATCAACAGCGATTACCAGGTCCGAGATGGTGTCCATTTCGAAGGAAAATGCCCCAGCTCCATGGATACCAACCAATGGACCTACAACAGCGGTGTTTACCTTTACGGAGCTGCTGCCATGTACAACATCACCGGAAAAGCTTCATGGAAAACCCGAGTAGATGGTCTGCTGGAGGACATAAAGACTGTGTTTGTGAAGAATGGCGTTATTTATGAACAGTTCTGCGAGGAAAACAAGCTTTGTAACCTCGACCAACAGACCTTCAAAGGCTATCTAGCCCGTTGGATGGCAGCTACCGCATTAGTAGCTCCACATACATCCGAATACATCACAGCGACGCTGCTATCGACGGCAAAAAAGGCCGCCGTCTCATGTTCAGGATCGCCATCTTCAGGATTCGCAGGCCAGGCTGGCACGGCTTGCGGCTTCACATGGTTGACCAACGGGTTCGATGGGATCGTTGGGGTTGGACCGCAGATGAGTTCTCTGCAATCCATCATGTACACCCTCGCCCCGGCGGCGAAAGCACCAGTGACTACGAAGACTGGAGGAACGTCAAAAGGAAACCCGGGTGGCGGCCAGACAAACATGGATGTCGACGTGTCAAAACCGAAATATGCAAAGATCACAACGATGGACAAGGTAGGGGCGGGCGCCATAACATGTATGGTTTTAGCTTGCGTTATTGGGGGTTCTGTTTTTGCTACTATCTAA